Proteins encoded within one genomic window of Salmo trutta chromosome 11, fSalTru1.1, whole genome shotgun sequence:
- the LOC115202080 gene encoding CDGSH iron-sulfur domain-containing protein 2B — MVLETISKIIKTQLPAYLKKFPLPETIGGFARLTVLDWLRLLPLLGILALLGYLTIRPFLPKKKKQKDSLINLKIQKENPKVVNEIDIEDLKSTNVCYCRCWRSKTFPVCDKSHIKHNELTGDNVGPLILKKKIL; from the exons ATGGTTTTAGAAACTATTTCAAAGATCATAAAAACCCAGCTTCCAGCCTACCTCAAGAAGTTCCCCCTTCCCGAGACGATCGGAGGATTTGCGAGGTTAACAG TCCTTGATTGGCTCCGGTTGCTGCCTCTCCTGGGAATCTTGGCCCTGCTGGGCTACCTCACCATCCGGCCCTTCCTGcccaagaagaagaagcagaaggacAGCCTGATCAACCTGAAGATCCAGAAGGAGAACCCCAAAGTGGTCAACGAGATAGATATTGAGGACTTGAAGAGCACAAATGTCTGCTACTGCCGCTGCTGGCGCTCCAAAACG TTTCCTGTTTGTGACAAATCACACATAAAGCACAATGAGTTGACTGGAGACAACGTGGGGCCTCTCATACTCAAGAAGAAGATATTATAA